CTAGCCCTCCTGGTCGAGACACTGTTGACTTTGTTGTAAGTaccttttatgtaattaatcacttcttaaaattgtttcaaaaattCGTACTTCATGTAAACGTAAATCATCAATgacataaaatcacattctTAATCTGAGTCTTTATAATGCACGAACGTGTTTACAGATTTCATTGGACCAAACAGCGGAAGCAACAGCAGAAGCAATTGTCACATCGAACGAGGATGAACCATCGAAAGATTGGAGCAGTGACGAGCGAGAAATCTTGCAGGATGAGAAACGAACTTCATCTAGACAATCGGAGTTTCGCGAAGATAATCAGAATGAGAGCGAACTCAGCACTTCCGATGAAGCTGAAAGGACGGATGAATTATCGAACGTTCGAAGAAGATCCATCGTATCCATCATATCAAATGAACGAATGTTAACGAACGAGAGCTTGCAAACTTCTAGCGATATTCTACATTCAGACTTTCAAGATGGGAAGACGTCGCCTTTGAGAAGATCGGTCAGTCCTAAAAAATCGAGTCGGTCATCAAGCCGCAATTCGAACGACTTCGAAGTAATGAAGTCACCGAGACGGAATTCTCGTAGTAGTTCGCGTAAATTGGTTAGTCAAGAATTAATTAGAATTAGTAAGACTGATCACTGATGTCCTCAATTTGTGGAAAATTTGTTCTACTTAATGCGAAATATATGTTTTAGAGTTTTGACTTGGGAGATAAGGATACCGAAGAATCCAGCGAAGAAAGAGTGCCTTCTCCCGAAGAACAAAATGATACTTTTCAAGCAGTGGAAACCAGTCAGTCTCGCAGAGGATCTAAAACAGGAGAATCACCAACAATCATTATTGCCTCCAGACCTCATTCTTCGACGGATATTTCTAATTACTCTGAAAATCATTCGGAAACGGCGGTtcaaataacagaaaataataataatgctcTCAGGGTAAATGATTATGATgagctttttatattttactagaATTTTATGGATAATTGAAATACTTTGTTTCAGTTTGTTAACGAGTCTAACGAGAATAATAATTTAGAAGATGGACAGAGTAGAGATAGTTCCAGTGAAACAAATACGGAGCcaggaattttaaaaatcgagGTAGTGGTTCgaggtaaaaaatatattaaaatatatttaatcaattaaattattttgtttcagaGTCAAACCGGGGAACCTATCAATCTATCTAAAAGAATCGTGTCCAAAGTTCCTCGCGTCACAGGAAGAAGTCGAGGCATTTCGACTAAGCGAAACTCGAATAAGCCTGAGAAAATGAAACCGATAGTTCAACAATGTTTCACTCAACTCGAGAGTAAAGACtggtaaataaatttaaacagaTAAATATTAAGTGAAGCtatcaaataatatttagcATCAATAATGAATCTATTACTATTTCAGGGAGGTAACGATGAAAGGTTTGAAAACGTTATCTCAACTTGCGAAGCAACAACCTGAGTACTTGGATGTATGCGCAACTGCTACTATATGTCGTCTTATAGGCCAACAAATTAAAAGTCTTCGATCACAGGTCGCACGAAACGCATGTTTAGCCGCTGGCGATTTATTCAGTTCACAGATTCGTGGCTTAGATCAGGTTACAACATCTTTTTCTTCATTAtacattccaaagttctaaaattcaataacattgttatttttaataggaTTTTGAAGATATAGCTGAACCATTGCTTCACAGAACGGCAGACACGAATCGATTCCTTCGTGCGGATAGCAACGCAGCTTTGGATCGAATGATCGAACATCTTCCACCTCACAAAACGATTGGCGTAATCGTTCAACGCGGCGCAAGGTGAATTATCTATTCATAGGTTGAATATCATAATTATTGTGTCGAATGATTTcacgtaaaatatttattttgattgaTTATCCAGTCATCAAAATGCTATTGTAAGAGCTGCAACGGCTAGATTACTGGCATCGATAGTCGATCGAATAGGGTCTGAGCACACAATGATTTTGCCAAAGGATGTCAAGGATAAGCTGCTTAGTGCAGGGGCTAAACTACTAATGGATGGAAATCTAGATGCTAGGTAAGCTGACTTTGTTACagcaaataaaatacagaaagatcatgttcaatattatttaactaattCAAGAAACTCTGTTGGGATTGAAGTTCCAACAACACAGACATAATAACATGTGTTCACTTTATAGAAACTATGCAAAGAAGATGTTCAGACGCCTTGTGCATTGTGAAGGGTTTCAAAAAGCATTAACAGATGCAGTACCAGACAACACCTTGAGACACATCGACAAAACCTTGAAAACTCTTTAATGGTTCTATGAAACATCATGCAATATCTTGCACATCTCTTTTTACCAACTGGATTTTATCCATATAACAAGACTGTCTTTGCAAACATAAAAGAActatttatttgaattcagTACAGTGTTTTGATAAAGATCTATGTGCATGGAAAAAATCCTTAGCAAAGGAGTTGTATGTAAAAAGAATTGACATGTAGATcaagtaatatttatttgtacgTGGAACCATGTTTTCTTCCTTGAATCTAATATTATGTTCAGCCATGAAAGAGAAAAGGAAGCATTATTGAAACATGACTGATAATGTCCTTCGACATTTCACATTTTGATACTATGATGTACTTGgtacatttcatttttatacgattGTATAGGTGGCACACTCATATTGCAATAGGACTAGTTTATTTACATAATGtgaattattactattttttatttttttgtaatcaatgttatattttaatagaaCTATGATGAGACTAGGAAAGATTTCAGTTTGGTAGATAGAATacgatttataatatttttacttgaccaaattgtttttatttgataaataaaaaattcatagtGTGTAAATAATTCTCATTCCACTTTGCAAGCAATGCTTCATAACAATGAAATTTAGCGCgagaatgtttttaaatatgaaaagaaGAGAAATTTAACATCGTTACAGATTATTATATTGTCTGTTATGCATCAATTTCAATTTGATATAACTTTAAGTCAACAATGATTGCTTTTGATGAcacttgtatttaaaattttagtgcCTTGTAAAATTTAAAGAGTTTACTGCTATTGAGAAAAGAATTAACaagatttatatttgaaatgtaATTTAGAGTTTGATATTaatgatttattaaaatataatgctcaaattattagtcaaagggttaataatttacaaagctATTATCTCATTATTGACTAGATTTTAAGtgtgtaattttaataacataaagTCAATTGcatgaattataaattaaaaaaaaaattcttcaatacTTTCTCATTAATATACATAActattaatacaaataaaatgtgATATATATACGTAATGAAACCATATTAAGTTTTACTGAAAGATGAGTAATAACAATCTAAGTtacaaataaattgcaaatttataatgatGTAATGACAGAACATTTGTTGCTTTTGTTTACTTCACCAACTCTTCAACTGGGAGTTGCAGGAAGAAAATTACTACATTTTATTGAAGAAAGGAATATCATTGCTGGTGGCAATGATTCCATTTCAAATTGCtgaaaatttattgttaatCAAATCATGCAGATTGTTATTTCAttagtttatattttttattgtattttactcattttgtgataaaagaagaaatattagGCTGTTGCATATTGAATGACCAGTGTTAAGATATACAAAGTCAACAGTGAAGAATATATTAGACTAGTATTATTTTCAATAGATATTGCAAATTGAACATCCTGTATTAAACTAGTCATTCAATTACAACATCCAGTATTTGTGCTCATTTTAAAAATGGTtgctaataatttcaaattgtaattatataattttaatgaatttaatgtaaatacataaattgatatgtacaaaattaatgATACAACATAGAGTTCTCTGAGAAAGGGCGAATTGAatcaaatttctcgaattatTTACTAACCGAAGTGAAGCAATTCAATTCATTGTTCCGTCCATTGTTATAGTGTAATAAATCATTTGcgatatttgtatttatatattaaactaTATACACGtcgtacatatgtgtatacttaTTTATCTCGACGAAATATATACACATTATAAAGTAATGTAATTGGCGATGTTATATTGCGATTTATTTCGTTGTATTGTTTTGTTTCGATCGAACAATCGAATAAAGTTTATATTTGCATTATCGGTTTAATACACCGGAATCTTACAGAGAATCTTGTTCTCGAGAAATGGAAGCACGACATAGTATATTACGAAAAAAGAATATTGAAATCACAATAAACACCATCCAGAATGTTGTAAGTAttcgatattattttttaaaatatgtgcAAGCTTGTATTCATAAGCTTCACTTAAAGGTTAAAAGTATATTCATCCGACAATTCACTAATAGTAAACTTTTTGAATCCTGTAGATTAAAAAGGAAGACATCTCTTTATCATTTATAGTGGAACATGATGGTAACATCTTAGGAACAAGTGACCCAATAATAGTTGCATCAGACTGTGAAGATATGGTTTACAAAATTGAGTTTACTGCTACTTTGTCAGTTTCTCTGAACACCAAACAAAGTCTTAGTACAATTGTATCGACACCAGTGCTAAGtaacaattcattaattttatttccataGTAGTATGATTTGTGTAGTTATGTGTGTAATgataatacatgtatatatttgatatattttcatatttgaagtAAAAGCTATGCAGACTGTAGAAAATGGCCTAGATGAGAGAGCCAGTATATCAGATACAGGAACTAAAAAAAAATCAGTATTTACTTTCAAATCCTCGTCTCATTCTATATTAACAATGTTAGGAATTTGTAATCTTGATTTACTACCAACAATATTAGGTATTCGTAGAATTTTTCTTCTCTTACCTTCAGTTTGTTTCAATTACACAGATCTGTATAATTTGATGAAGCAATTATTTCACCTTGTATCTACAATGAATCAATATTTCAGGAGAAAAAGGTTATACAGAGAAGTTAATACTAGAAACCCCAAAATTTTCCATGGATGGAACATTAGTTTCTTGGCAGAATCTTCCACTAGTGACCGTGACTGTTTATCAAGATAATGTTTCTTTCTTTGAGTCATACGATACCATGAATTTTCTAAACATCACCATTGAAAGTATACATAATCTTCCGCAAACTTTCACTGAAAATATGCAGTATAAAGCTGGTACCATACAATACATTGATGATGaggtatatttatattaatcatattatacaaaTCCATATTGACatctcaaaattttattaaatataatttgttcaGGTTCCTGAGAACATCATTTTTGAGAATGGAGCATGGACAAAATATCGCGACGTCGAGAGAACAAAACGATGGAacactttacaatttttagagAACCGAGCTCAATTGTCAAAATATAAACtggattgcgattttatgggcGTGAGGAATCCATTTAAAGAATGGTTTAATCTGACGGTAAGATTAGTATAATAAATTCTACATTATGTTTACTAATATTTTTGTGCTAATTCTAGGATAAGGTGTGCGAGGATGTACCACGGATAGAATGGAATTCTTTAAACAGATCTCTCATATGGACATCAGGAATTGAAGCTATGAAAAATCATATTATAaagtatgtaataaatatttaatttaatttttataaaatgaagaattattaatatgcagaaaaagaaacatttaattcaatttaattttaaagatataGATATTGGCCCTTCCAAATCTTGGTTACTGGAAGAGGTGTTCCATCAAAATCGTCAACAGCACTGTATCAATGCGCCATTGATGTGTCAGAACTTCTTTTCCCAGGAAGTAAGTAACTTAACATGAACATTTCATATTGATCACAAgtaatcaaattattatatttttacaggAAAACGTTGTCGAGTTGTAGGacaattacatacatatagtCCGACCGATTTATCTGAACAAGCAGGTTTGAAGGAAGATATCTTTGTTTTAGAGAAACGGCGCAGAGAGTCGAAAGACAAAGACAAAAAGAGCAGAACGTCAAAGGTAAACGATAGTTAATCAAGGTTTTAAAGCAAAGTATAACTTCTTTAAAGAACGTGCCAAATTCAGCATACACCTTCAGAAACAGAAACGGTACACGAAACGACCACAGAATTAATTTCTGAGGATGCTAAACCAACTGTCATAGTGATAGAAATTGAACTTTACAAACCTCTGGTCATTTGCACTATCGCGGAAGATTTCAAAAAGTTACATATATAATTCaccaatatatttttatttgttcatatgCAACTTGTAAGGAGGAATGATCTGTTACAGACTCAGTGAAATGGTCACCAAACCAGACAAGATGCCGTCTTATATATACACCAGCGACTTAGCTGAAAAACAGTTCATGACTTGCATTCAAAAATTGAGCGAACACATCACCGAATGTTACCGAGTACGAAtctaaatacataataaaattactcatattatgaacttaaaattactaaaatcttAAATATCGGAATTATCAAAGTTGATAGTTTCTCTTCTTTAAGCTAGGATTTCTGTGAGGAAAACCAGCGAACTGAAGAAAGAacagaagaagaaaaatattgttttaatccTAATGcggtaataaattataaaaataattcaattattattaattaatgacGACTCGATAACAATTTAGGACGAAATAGAATGTTTCACTCAATATCTTTATAAAACTGGGGAATATTTGGCTATACGTAACACTTTAAGATCAAAAGTTCCTTTATTGTTggatcaaaaatttaatatgcctGCTAACTTGGTTGATTCCAACGAAGCCCAAGTACTTaaagttttatttttctttaccgTTATCAAAGCTGTAATtcctatattaatttttttggtTGCAGAATTTCATTGCGTCAATATACACGTACTTGGCGGAACAAACGCGTATcgcattaaataaaattgtggaAAACCGATTTACGCAACAGACGAGTCATTTAGTAAATTCAAagctaatatatttttatgctgAAGAAGCTTATGAACTCGGAAAATTGGATATTGCTAGAGAATATTACACGACGGTGAATATTTAgactgtttaaatattttaccagctgtttttaaattttttacttaaacaaaaatattaatattctacaGATAATAGAGTCGAATAAAGCTAATCCAGATTCATGGACAAAGTATGCAATATTTCTGAAAAAAATTGGCGACGTAGAGCGTGCAAAAGAATGCTGCTTAGAAGCAATTTCATTAGACAAACACCATGCTATCGCGTAAATGAGGCATATCTCATAATTCTTTCTTAAACACAGACTCTAATgcagtttatataaaaattgcagattgttaatgtatgcgctgattttattcgaaaataatgAATACAGAGAAGCAGAAGTTTTTCTGAAAGCCGTCACTAATTTTTATCCACGATTTTTTGAATGCTGGggtattttacacattttttatatacGAACAGAATATTATCCAGGTAAcgagaatattaaaattcattaatctGTTGCGGACATTAGTCAGCAATGGTACAATAAGTATCATTgcgttaattttatataaaatttcattaaatactaTCTTACATCTTAGGAATAGATCTGACACTTCGGATAGCAGAAAAATGTATGACAGACAAGAACCGAGAAGTAGTTCTTGATCAAGAACCACTTTCATGGACCATGATTCACTGTCCTCCGGATAATATATACTTATTAGTGGCGacatttttactaaaattgCATTTCTGTGaggtaaaatattgtaaaatattttgtgagGTAAAATTCTTTCCATTCAAAATTATGTTTTGATTGTCTTCAGTTTGCAGGGATCGCACTAGCACAGACAATGTTAGATTGCGAAGCATCGACTGATACCTTATATTACCTAGCAGTGGAGCATTATTTGTCTGGCAGATATGAAGACACATTATCCCATTTGAAACAGATAGAATGTTCTTTTGGAGTTGTTTGTATCTTCAACTTATCCATTACTTAAAAACAAGTCAACTTCGCTGAcccttttcaattatttatttaggaTTTTTCAGTCAGTAGCTTAATGGGCCATTGTTATCTAAAAATGGGTGATGAAGAGAAAGCTGTAGAGTATTATGATTTCGCTTGTATGCTATTTGATAGACCTGAAATGGCACATTTAGTAGAAATTAGGTAacattatttctaattttatttctaaaattagtCATTACAATGTACATTTTTTACTGTCAGACTTGGATACCATCATTATAATGTCGATAAATTTGATTCGGCAAAGAAGATGTTTCTGAATGCATGTAAAGCCTCACCAACCTCGCATACCTGGCTAGGAGTTGGTATGTGTTGCTATGaggtaagaaaatattttttcgtttGCAAAACCTTTAACATAAACCACTAAGACCTGAGGTATCATTACATTATCACTGTACTATACTTCAGCTTGAACAGTTTAAAGAAGCTGAGATGGCTCTGACAGAAGCAAAtctaattgataatagtaatccAGACACATGGGGCTATTTGTGTTTATTAAATATGACGCTTGAAAGGTATGATGAGTTCGTCCAGtgttatgcagaaatgatcaaGGTATATTTTCCTTTGATTGCATTCAATATACTTGTATGCTGAATGTAAAATAAGAAACTACAAGGCCCACTGCGACTTGTTTTAACAtactttcatatattatatatagtaGTACATCTCGTTTCACTGCCTGACAAGTTTAATAGTCCTCAGAAAAATTCTCTTCATTCTAAAAAATTACAGAAcgtaataaataacaataaaacaaacttttactaacaatttttattcattttttttcatatattagaacaatcttaaaaataaaaaactgtgGCTGAGAATAACAAATATGATGGAGGCTTTGGATTATACACCACCAGATTTAGTGACAGGAACCAATGATTTCAACGACAGTCAAAGT
The Megachile rotundata isolate GNS110a chromosome 5, iyMegRotu1, whole genome shotgun sequence DNA segment above includes these coding regions:
- the LOC100881091 gene encoding cilia- and flagella-associated protein 70 isoform X1, which codes for MEARHSILRKKNIEITINTIQNVIKKEDISLSFIVEHDGNILGTSDPIIVASDCEDMVYKIEFTATLSVSLNTKQSLSTIVSTPVLREKGYTEKLILETPKFSMDGTLVSWQNLPLVTVTVYQDNVSFFESYDTMNFLNITIESIHNLPQTFTENMQYKAGTIQYIDDEVPENIIFENGAWTKYRDVERTKRWNTLQFLENRAQLSKYKLDCDFMGVRNPFKEWFNLTDKVCEDVPRIEWNSLNRSLIWTSGIEAMKNHIIKYRYWPFQILVTGRGVPSKSSTALYQCAIDVSELLFPGRKRCRVVGQLHTYSPTDLSEQAGLKEDIFVLEKRRRESKDKDKKSRTSKHTPSETETVHETTTELISEDAKPTVIVIEIELYKPLVICTIAEDFKKLSEMVTKPDKMPSYIYTSDLAEKQFMTCIQKLSEHITECYRDFCEENQRTEERTEEEKYCFNPNADEIECFTQYLYKTGEYLAIRNTLRSKVPLLLDQKFNMPANLVDSNEAQNFIASIYTYLAEQTRIALNKIVENRFTQQTSHLVNSKLIYFYAEEAYELGKLDIAREYYTTIIESNKANPDSWTKYAIFLKKIGDVERAKECCLEAISLDKHHAIALLMYALILFENNEYREAEVFLKAVTNFYPRFFECWGILHIFYIRTEYYPGIDLTLRIAEKCMTDKNREVVLDQEPLSWTMIHCPPDNIYLLVATFLLKLHFCEFAGIALAQTMLDCEASTDTLYYLAVEHYLSGRYEDTLSHLKQIECSFGVDFSVSSLMGHCYLKMGDEEKAVEYYDFACMLFDRPEMAHLVEIRLGYHHYNVDKFDSAKKMFLNACKASPTSHTWLGVGMCCYELEQFKEAEMALTEANLIDNSNPDTWGYLCLLNMTLERYDEFVQCYAEMIKNNLKNKKLWLRITNMMEALDYTPPDLVTGTNDFNDSQSKEEFEEQFEQ
- the LOC100881091 gene encoding cilia- and flagella-associated protein 70 isoform X2, encoding MDGTLVSWQNLPLVTVTVYQDNVSFFESYDTMNFLNITIESIHNLPQTFTENMQYKAGTIQYIDDEVPENIIFENGAWTKYRDVERTKRWNTLQFLENRAQLSKYKLDCDFMGVRNPFKEWFNLTDKVCEDVPRIEWNSLNRSLIWTSGIEAMKNHIIKYRYWPFQILVTGRGVPSKSSTALYQCAIDVSELLFPGRKRCRVVGQLHTYSPTDLSEQAGLKEDIFVLEKRRRESKDKDKKSRTSKHTPSETETVHETTTELISEDAKPTVIVIEIELYKPLVICTIAEDFKKLSEMVTKPDKMPSYIYTSDLAEKQFMTCIQKLSEHITECYRDFCEENQRTEERTEEEKYCFNPNADEIECFTQYLYKTGEYLAIRNTLRSKVPLLLDQKFNMPANLVDSNEAQNFIASIYTYLAEQTRIALNKIVENRFTQQTSHLVNSKLIYFYAEEAYELGKLDIAREYYTTIIESNKANPDSWTKYAIFLKKIGDVERAKECCLEAISLDKHHAIALLMYALILFENNEYREAEVFLKAVTNFYPRFFECWGILHIFYIRTEYYPGIDLTLRIAEKCMTDKNREVVLDQEPLSWTMIHCPPDNIYLLVATFLLKLHFCEFAGIALAQTMLDCEASTDTLYYLAVEHYLSGRYEDTLSHLKQIECSFGVDFSVSSLMGHCYLKMGDEEKAVEYYDFACMLFDRPEMAHLVEIRLGYHHYNVDKFDSAKKMFLNACKASPTSHTWLGVGMCCYELEQFKEAEMALTEANLIDNSNPDTWGYLCLLNMTLERYDEFVQCYAEMIKNNLKNKKLWLRITNMMEALDYTPPDLVTGTNDFNDSQSKEEFEEQFEQ